The Exiguobacterium mexicanum genome includes a window with the following:
- the yfmF gene encoding EF-P 5-aminopentanol modification-associated protein YfmF: MKGIEQFQQRLHYSVYPTQKFKTTTCLVSFAAPLSAETIADRALLPYVMEKATEAYPSIELFHTPLEQLYDASLYAGASKVGKEHVIQFQLEVVSDALVGEPVLSEAIKLLEEVLLRPNAYDGAFQPLIVEQEARLQRQRIESVYDDKMRFAQQRLQELLGGELAIQSLGTLEQLEHVTPKTLFDAYTSMIRHDRVDVYVVGDVSREQVTAAFAPLEGLGERLVREYPQPVDREFQRLEEHQTINQSKLHLAYQVDVDPRSEDAVRMQVVNGLFGGFPHSKLFMNVREKESLAYYAASQYSSLSRMLFVYAGIDASNQAKTEAIIADQLADLQAGTFEDETLEQTKAMLYHQRRQLGDNPRQLIAWMSGSDIRPFSLEEEMAIIERTSRDDVAALAKGLDLQAVYCLKGGTV, from the coding sequence ATGAAAGGAATCGAACAATTCCAACAACGACTGCATTATTCGGTCTACCCGACCCAAAAATTTAAAACGACGACATGCCTCGTCTCATTTGCGGCCCCACTGTCGGCTGAGACGATTGCCGACCGGGCTTTACTGCCGTATGTGATGGAGAAAGCGACCGAAGCCTATCCGTCGATCGAACTGTTTCATACGCCGCTCGAACAATTATATGACGCGAGCCTTTACGCCGGAGCGTCGAAAGTCGGCAAAGAACATGTCATCCAGTTCCAACTCGAAGTCGTGAGCGATGCGCTCGTCGGCGAACCGGTGCTCAGTGAGGCGATCAAGCTGCTCGAAGAAGTACTCCTTCGTCCGAACGCCTATGACGGGGCGTTCCAACCGCTCATCGTCGAACAGGAGGCCCGTCTCCAGCGTCAGCGCATCGAATCGGTATACGATGACAAGATGCGCTTCGCCCAGCAACGTCTTCAAGAACTGCTCGGCGGCGAACTCGCCATCCAGTCGCTCGGTACACTCGAACAGTTGGAGCACGTGACGCCTAAGACGCTCTTTGATGCCTATACCTCGATGATCCGTCACGATCGTGTCGACGTCTACGTCGTCGGCGACGTGAGTCGTGAGCAAGTGACTGCCGCGTTCGCGCCGCTCGAAGGGCTCGGGGAACGACTCGTCCGTGAGTATCCACAGCCGGTCGACCGTGAGTTTCAGCGTCTCGAGGAACATCAAACGATCAATCAGAGCAAATTGCACCTCGCCTATCAAGTCGACGTCGACCCGCGCAGTGAAGACGCTGTCCGGATGCAAGTCGTCAACGGCCTGTTCGGCGGCTTCCCGCACTCGAAACTGTTCATGAACGTCCGGGAGAAAGAGAGTTTGGCCTACTATGCCGCCTCGCAGTACAGCTCACTCAGCCGGATGTTATTCGTCTATGCCGGGATCGATGCCTCGAACCAGGCGAAGACCGAGGCAATCATCGCCGACCAACTCGCCGACCTCCAGGCCGGGACTTTCGAGGACGAGACACTCGAACAGACGAAAGCGATGCTGTACCATCAACGTCGTCAACTCGGGGATAACCCGCGCCAATTGATCGCTTGGATGAGCGGCTCGGACATCCGTCCGTTCTCGCTCGAGGAAGAGATGGCCATCATCGAGCGGACCTCGCGGGATGATGTGGCCGCGCTCGCTAAGGGCCTGGATTTACAGGCTGTCTATTGTTTAAAGGGGGGAACTGTATGA